acacttAGTAAGATGTACACTTAGtaagatgtataatctcaaatatgcgaagagtgttctaacaagatGATCTTttaaagcaaagtatatcaaatctcaatatcagattagtgtttcaaagatgctagtaataatattcaaacgaacccaaaaatattttctcaaatgtatctatcacaagagttgtttgaaatcaagctttgtaaaatatttgcacataaaaatataagtttaatgaatcttgcaatccaaatgtaaagactcacttagctgtaggaatttttcccaaccaaagatttattgaCAAAATCAAGGGGAAACATTTTTTGCTCAACCctccaataaaaatcacaatcACAAATGCAAGTGAGGATATCTAACAATTTAGGATGATGAATTAAACACTTACAATGTAAtttttctcaaaggaatgaaggtatttgagtgttatggacttagTACAAGAGaataagatttggaaattttcagaggatttctcctaatcactttgctaattctctgttaatccttgcaaatgagtgtgtatatatagacaagggcaaattatgaccgttggggaacacatagggtattcttaaatttgtttaaaaatttttagaaaaattaaccctatttaaacctTCTTAACCacagtgaaaaataaaataacccgagagtttcagggGCCCgatccaaggttcggtcgcccgaatagagaCAATGAAAAAAGTTACTTTTGAAGGTTTGGGTGCCAAAGTCAACCTTCGGTTGGTTGAATGAGGTGATTCCTCAAAAAGTATGCATTTCGGGTGCCCCGTCtgaagtttggttaaccaaactcacAAGTTGGGTCGcccaaggctattttgaacaCTAAGGTTCGAGCACCCGGGTTAGTGGAAACTGACCTGAAACACGTTCGGTCAAGCATGGAAGATGTGAACATTTTGGTTCAGTTTGCCGAACataagtcaacttgttgacctgtcCATGGTTCGATCAcctaaggtgttttgaacaccaagggttcggttgcccgatcACTCACAAATTTTCCTATTAATtccatttacacttcaatttattCCTACTAAGGTCTATGAGGACGCCGAAAAAATCTGGCGTTGGTCGACGGGTGATCCCTAACGCCAATCTACGGTCTTGAACTTATAagatcctatcatgcatgatatacagattattatacaccatttcctatattactattacagactcgaattaagcataatataaattacaatgaataactaTTCTAGGTCTTTGTTTTCTTTAAGTCTTTATGTGTCATTAACTGATTTCATCAacatgaacctacacacaaacttggcaaacattaaataccaaaagtatttgtcattatcaaaatcaggtatgacctataaggtcaacatatgaAATGGATATATTGCTTGAAAAAGTTCTCATCAAGTGTTAGTCAATATTCTCTTATTAACTGTATATTAGTTATTAATTTTTgttaatgatattttatttaaattaggtgttttaattattattttctacTTAATATAATTCACATTATTACTTTCTAATTAACAACAATACATATCATATAGTATTAACATATGATTGTGAATTTTTTTAGTAATATTTCAGcagttttaattattatttttatagttaatataattcatattgttattttttaattaaaaaatatatattatgatgCATATGTTTTAAATTTGTGTTAATATTGGTactattatttatattaaatccCAAAATTATTAAatggtatttttatttaaattaggttttttaattattattttctacTTAATATAATTCACATGATTACTTTCTAATTAACAATAATACATATCATATAGTAAATTAACATATGattgtgattttttttaataatattttagcagttttaattattatttttatagttaatataattcatattgttattttttatttaaaaataatatattatgatgcatatattttaaatttgtattaataTTGGTactattatttatattaaatccCAAAATGATTAAATGGTAGTATTGTCAAAGAATTTCAACATATATactgcgaaaaaaaaaaaaaaacaaatctaagctaCACATTAACATGCCCAAATAACAAgctaaaattttgacaagctgaATAATAATTAGACATTTTATACTTATTGAACAAGTATGGGTTCGTTTTAAGAAATTAGAATGTAAATTAAAAGCATGAAGATAGAATGCAAAATCAGAAAAAATGGACAACAATAATATATACAAATAAATACAAACTCCAAACTCACAATGTCAATCCAAACTataattcattttaaattaaaatccaatcaataattttttttttcaaataccaaatttaaaacactagATTACAACATACTTATTAATTAAATTACACATAACACATATAACAAATGAAAGGAAGTAAAATACTAACCAAATAACCCTAACCTCAAATTTGGGCGTTTCCAAACAATGCATTCAATCAGCAAATTGAAGATGCTACATACTAATTTATGAGCCACACTAACCATTTTATTAATCAATCTAACAATTgattcaataaaaaatataaatttgaattaaaaaacaaatgagtttagggtttcaaaatgaAGTACCCCATCTCTCCCTTTTATATCTTCCTCCTCAACGTTTACGAGCAACGAAAAGCAACGGTCACCTGCCAATCGTTCGACCTTTGCCCTCTGCCCTCTGCTCTGCAACAGTCTCCTTTTCTTTGGTCTCTCTACTCTCTGTTTGTGCAAAAAATTTAAGGAGAAAGGACATTTGAAGGGCTGACGCAAATATCGTaggaccaagctgcgagatttgccacgtatCAACTCATAGTTTATTTTCCCTGCAAATTTCGCAGTTTGGTCTTGCACAAATCTAGCAGTTTGGTTGTGCAAGATTTACTTGCCAACTTGTTACGCATTAGCTCACGGTTTATTTCTCCTATAAATCTTACtggaccaagctgcgagattacgtaagtCTCACCGAAcgaagtattatttaatattttatccgtatttatttaatattttattataaaataatattaaaataggaaaaaactACTTGAAATTGACTTGTTTGCGACTTCATCCGCAAGTGATGTAGTTGATCAGAATAGTTTCAAGTTTGAAGTTGAGAGTTGATAGGCAATTGAACGGAAGGGGCGAGGAGGAAAACGAAGATGAAATTAACGTGGAAGAACACAAACAAAAAGCGGtctttggcttccatttctcaattCCCAAATCTCCCTTTCGAGCAACACGCTGATCGCATTGCACAAGGTGATGCCGTTACAGGGGAGCTCAAGGTGGATGAACCGATTGCCCACCActccaaaaccctagcttctgATGCGCCTTTGGAGCCCCTTGACGCCCAACTGGCCGAAACCTTTCGAGCAGAGGGCGAAAAGCTAGCTGAGGTACTCGAAAATCtccaattctttttctttttcattttttttttcaaagaataatgtttTGTTTTTCGGTTTTAACGGCAGCTGTTTTGCTCTATGCCTGTCTTGTGTTAAACGTATGATATGAGAATGTTCTGAAGTGGGTGTGTATGAAATCCTACTGTTATTACCGCCCAAATCAAATCAATTCGAATTTTTTGTTAAATCCATGTTGTGTGGGATTCTTAGATCCTGTGTATTTGTCTGTCTATTTATGCGTGTGTTAATGGAATTTTGGATGAATTTTGTTAATAGGATTTTGTATTGAAGAAAATTCATGGAACATGAATGCTCGAAGTTGGAGATCATGTATTTAGGGGTGAAGAAGCATCACTTTGGAATGTTGTCTCTTATCAATCTTCTGTTGGAAAAATTTAGCTTTGATTTATCTTgtcacatgataataataaaattaccataatgagaatatatataaattaaaagaaGACTCTAGCGAGCCTATGAGCCATGATAGGGTCGCTGTGCTAAAGTCAGTTTACCTTCATTCAGGTTTTGATGGCTTGCTCAAGGTTATCGTCATGCTGAGAGGGAACCGGCCGAGTAGCACAATAGCCCAATGAATGTTGCCATATATAGGGAACTACATAAATTATTAAGAAGAATTTAAGATATATACAATCTTATGTATCACTACTCTTAGGAGAAAATATCTCATTGATTTTCAACTATGGCTATATAGACACCAAATATTAAGAAGTTGCACgaatattaaattacataattaacACAATAACAAATATTAAATTACAATGGCAACAAATATTAGGAAGTTGCACAAATATTAAGTTATACAGGAAATaaactaattattatttttggaacCATCCCATAAAGTTGTGATTTGATTTTTGTAACTGCAAACAATAATAATtgagttaataatttttttagcgattaataataaataaatgaattaatttatCGAATAATAAATCTGAAATAATAAATGAATTTATttgttaaataataattattgaaatattttttttattaaaatattcaaCATCTTCTATGGTAATACTTAGGGAAGTGTTTTATTGCTTTTCCAAGAGATATATTGGGTGAAAATTATTGGAAACTAGAAGGTTTTGGTGGCGTGGCTGAAGTTCACAGTGGAAATTTTTACCGATCTgtcttaaattaattaattttacaaataatAAATCTGAAATAATGAATGAATTTATCTATTGAATAAtaattattgaaatatttttagttaaaatattCAACATTTTCTCTGGTTAAGACTTAGGGAAGTGTTTTATTGCTTTTCCCAGAGATATATTGGGTGAAAATTATTAGAAAAATAAATGGTTTTGGTGGTGTGACTAAAGTTCACAGTGGAAATTCTTGCTCCAATATGTCTTTTATAAGGACTTGGCAAATAATGGAATGAATAATTTTCTGCCCGGAAGGATTTGGGCTCCATGAAGTCGGTACATGGTTGCTCTTCTTGTTTAGATGGAAGCTTTAAATATATGCCTGTTGCAAGCTGTGAATTTTTATTAGTGGAAATTGCAGTCTTCCAATGAGGTCCAATATTTGCAAGAAGCAGTGGAGTAGGCGGATCATCTCCCATTCACAATGTAAAGTAGCAAGCAGAGTATGGCCTCATGCTTTTGTTATTAGCTGGGTATTGCCTTGGGCAATGAGACATTTTGTAGAGATAGAGCTAGGTATAAGCATAGGAGGAGcattgatatgattttgtgattattttttgttttttatttgttgGTGTGATCGGAAGGAAAATAATGGAAGCATCATGATCCAGCTCATGTATCTCAATTCATGGGTCAATTGCATCCCAGATCAATGAGGGTTGGGATCCAAGTTGCCAAAGTGGTGACCCAGATTTGTTATCcgttcaaataaaaaaaatcatattaatatatttaaaaatttgagaaaatcaaactgtaaaaaaaaaaaaatcatagatGAAGAATATGTTAAGAAACCAGCATAATTTGCTGTAAAGCTTTTGTAAGAATTCATCATAACATTTTTGCAGAAAAGAGAGAGTATAGCAGATCAACTGCATGAATAGTTGCACCAAATCTGCACTAGCATCTTTGAAGGTACTTGAATGGTAGAGAGACAAGTTATTCAAAGGTGCTCAAATGGTGATTGAGGTCTGCTATGACCTATGCAAGATGAACTGCATCTAAATATAGAGGAAGGCTTCTGGCTGTGATGATGGActgtgaggagagagagatttGCATGATTCTGACTTCAACAAAacgttttttttgttttgttttgttttgttttttaaacCAGCAGTAGAAGGAAAGCTAACAGTCCTACCTGAGTGCAGGAGAGCTATAGACAGTTCTATTGAGTTCAAcgaaaagttttaattttttttactgataaaaatatttgtttttgaaaattataCAATATTGCATTGTAGCTGGTAATTATGATCCAATTTCGGCAATACTGTTTTGTTTATTACAAAGCTCAACAAATTTGTTTACTTAAGAGCTTgttattttcattaaaaattagtTCATTAATTTgcattaaaagaaataaattgatttagaagttaattttttattcatttacaatttatatattttatttgattaaggATAATAGTGATGTAGTTATGTTGCTGTTTCTCTTGTTTGAAAAAATTGTAAAATGTAAATGTTAGCTGTAAGCAATCTGATGGTGTATTGACTGAGCAACCCAAATAGTTGCTTCAGTTGTACCACGATCTGTGTACAAATAagcatccccccccccccccccggggcgcGGGTGGGCGCAACTGCATACTCTTAACTGGCATATCCCATTCACGTATCTGTACCACGACCTGAAAGACACCAGGTTCCAGGTTACTGTGATTGCAATCGTGGTCAATAAAATCAATAGCCAGCTTGCACATTTACAATATGCCAACCATTCATCCAAAAAATGCATAGTTTTTAGCTAGCAGTCTACATCTTTGCTAGCTGCCAATTTTTTATTAGTATAGTATTGTATTAAATTACAAAGAGATCCCAATGGTCAGTCTCTCATGtacataaaaaaagaaaaaaaaaataagtaaaaggaactagaaattttctcaaaatgaatCCAGATTTTTGCAAATATCTCACACTCATTTCACTATAAGTGCATGGTGGCAATCCAAAAAGATATGATGTTCTGCAAAGAGTTTTCTTTTCCATCAAAGGCCCTCGCATTTCTGCCCTTCCAAACCAATCCAAAAGCCAAAGGGGGATCAGGGATGATGTTCCAAAGATCCCTGTTCTTTCTTCTACAAACTGAGCTTTGCCAAGCTTTTATTTCTTTGTCGACATCTTCAGCAACTACCTAATGGAATCCTTCCATAACAAGGCTGATGAGTTTCTGGTCATTGATGTATTTAGCTGCACTTTTCTGTGCGATGAGTGCAATGAAGGCTGCATTAATATTGGTTTCAAATTTTCTGGTGGCATGGAATTCCTGAAACCTGATAAACCTCCCATCATGTTTCCTTCCTCGGGGGCTTCCTGCTTCTTCTACCTGAGCTGAAATCTGACCTTCAGAAGAAATTGCAAGGATTGTGAAGTAAAACAGTGCACACATCTGATGAGCCTCCTTTAGGATGGTGGGGTTAAAGGCAGAGGAGAAGTCAGAGCAGTATGGAATATGGATTCATACAGAAACAAGGGAATTCACGGTTAAATTCTATTATTCCTTCCTTCACAAAAATGAGAGGTAGAAGGAAAAACTGGGTTTGCTTGGAAAGCCCTTTAGAGTTTAAAGCCCTGATTCAAAGTTTCCTTTTCTTGTCTGGAAACAGTTTGGGAGAGAATACTCGTCCCAGAATAATTTAGAAACGAGAGGGCTGTATGTGGTGAATGGATGTTTCAAAAACAGATGGTCCAGGAGTGTTCCAGTAAGTGCGTCTGATCGGCTAAGGCCGTTGACAGCTTAGCCAACAAGTCCTCTTCACCAACATTCTTTCCCTCCTCAGACCTGTCCTCTTCATTCCAGTGGAtcctgttgttgttgttgttattctctttccttaggttttttttttttaaaggctgAGGCCGTTGATAGTTTAGCCAAGAAGTCCTCTTCACCAACATTCTTTCCCTCCTCAGGCCTGTCATCTTCATTCCAGTGGAtcctgttgttgttgttgttattctCTTTCcttagggtttttatttattttttaaaaaaaaactccttGAACTTATTATCTTATTTCCCTTTTTTACTCCTCGTAAGCAGATGGTTTTCTTGcttgtttttttctcttttccattaaatcatcatttatgaaaaaaaaaaaaaaaaaggttttattAAGCTTTAGTTGTTTAGATAGTTGAATTGCTGCTGGAAAACTTAGTCTGtaattcttttttaatatttctgTTATTAAGGTGGTGACACCTATATGAATTGGATATCCTGCTGCAGGAAAGTGCTGTGTTGTTGCATGCACCACCATCATTTTGTCAGAGATATAAGCATAGATTGAACAGCACGACCACTACCTTAATTACATTATGTTGTGTGTTTGTCTTATAGGAGCCTGTATAATTGCTTTACAATCTGAATAACCAAATCCTCAGCTAAATCTTTGATGGCACTGTATAACATGCTTAAAAAATTTaaagttcctgaatttgaagttgCTGTAGTGAGCATTTTTCATTACGTGTGTTAGTTCAACTAATCTGTTGGAGTTAACCACCTCAATCTCCCCGATTTGGTTTTTATCTCATAGAGCGATTGTGTTTTTGTAGGGTGGAAAGTACCGCGAAGCACTTGCGAAATGGGAAGCTGCTCTTAATTTGATGCCTGAAAAGGCAGTCTTACATGAACAAAAggctcaagttttacttgaaattGGAGATGCATGGAATGCTTTGAAGGCAGCAACTCGTGTGCCCCAGTTCTTACCTACTTCTCTAATTTTGGATCTCTTTGTTTAATCATGTTCCTAATTTTCATAGAATAATGAACTGCATTGTTTATTACTCTTTCATTGAACTAGCTTCTTGTAATGAATGTTTTCTTGCATGAGACCTCCGAACTTGTTATCCCTTCTTTTTTGTACTTTGCTTCTGGCTTCATTTCTCTAAAGCACCCATGTTTTTGCATACTAAGAATTTAATCATGTTTGATTTTCTTATAAATAACAGTCCTGATTGTCAGTTTTGCTTTCAtgcctttgaaatttttttctcttattttgcTTCCACTCTCATTTCTCAAAAGCATCCATATTTTTGTAtttaaaaaagattttttttttccttgttctgtaatttttttttaaaaggtttcATATTATCCTGCAAAGTTCAAGTTTAGTGGTTAATTATATTCCTAGTTCTTTTTTCCCTTTTCAGGAGCTACTGAATTGGAACCATCATGGGCTGAGGTTTGTTCATACACTCTTTGACAGTGTTTCTAACTTGAAGCTACAATTTATCATTACGATATGTTGAGTAGATCATTTGTACCCCTATCATTTACCCACGTTTTCAAATAGTTTGCTAACTTTGGCCATTTAAAAATGTTAGCTCAGATGAATCAAGCTTATAATGACCCGATTGATTCCATGCCGTGAAGTGCATGTTTAGAAAACTGGCTTCATGTGTTACTGTTCTCCGACCTCGGTACTTGAATGCTTAAAGCAATACAAATTTATTTgtctataaaaagaaaaaaatgttgaAGAATGGAAAGGAGTCTGGTAAGCATATCACAGTAAGATAAGCAATTCAGCGgttttagttatatatatatatatatatatatatatatatatatatatatataattttagtgATTTTAGGAATTCTAGTTATTTTGTGTGTGTTTGATATTTTGGTAATTTTGAGGGTATTTAAGTCagttagtgtttagtgtttctCATTTGCCTTTAAGTATAGGTTTATGCATGCATTGAAAGTTTTGGATTTAATTATTAAGAATTTGCATTCAATCTCTATCATCTCTCCTCTCCCGCTCTTGTTCTCTAATGTAGTAAGTTGAGATCTCTCCTTTCTTCCTCCTCTCTCTGCCCTACTATGCCCTTATTCTTTCTcccttcttcccttctctttttcTCCATTGCGCTACAATAAGAGAAACCCAAGCGCAACAGAgaggaggatttttttttttttttttccataaaaagaATGAAGGCAAGTTACagaataacaaaaaaaatgttATGGGAATAGCACAAGCAAAACATTTGGCATCAAGGATGAACAAAAGTAGAAAGGAAAGCAGGCTGCGGGAATATGACTTCCATTTAGCTTAGAAGTTACATATCTAAATATGTTAACAGCATAAATCAAGAAAAATTGTACACAAGTTATGGTGAATGATAATAGTCTTTATAATGAGCTGCAAGTATTTCTTTGGTCAACCAGATGTCTCGTTTACCATTGGAATAACTAGTTTGTTCCCTTCTGGTGTTTTAGGAATCTAATTCTCTGTTTGTACATTATTAAAGGAAGACTAAACCCACTGTTGAAATTCATTATTCAAAATATTGATGTTAATATGATTTTACAACTAGTTTCCTTTGTTGTTTTAGGAATCTTTCTCTTTCTACATTACTAAGGAGAATATTAAACACACTGTTGAAATTCATTATTCAAAATattgtaaatttg
The sequence above is a segment of the Malania oleifera isolate guangnan ecotype guangnan chromosome 8, ASM2987363v1, whole genome shotgun sequence genome. Coding sequences within it:
- the LOC131161665 gene encoding uncharacterized protein LOC131161665, with amino-acid sequence MKLTWKNTNKKRSLASISQFPNLPFEQHADRIAQGDAVTGELKVDEPIAHHSKTLASDAPLEPLDAQLAETFRAEGEKLAEGGKYREALAKWEAALNLMPEKAVLHEQKAQVLLEIGDAWNALKAATRATELEPSWAEAWVTLGRAQLNFGEPDSAIGSFDRALAIKPDSKEAQDDRQTALHLVKKRKQLHLSGLSDAKNRYVVGENSECS